In Arcanobacterium canis, the sequence AGAACTACTCCGGTAAGTTCGTTCTGGTCCAGCGTGGCAAAGATATTACGTTTACCGAGAAATACAAGAATGTGTTTGCGCAGGGCGCAGAGGGCATCGTGGTGTACAACCACAAAGACGGCGGTGACGAATTCCTCGGAATGGCTGGTGTCGAAAAGTTCAAGCAATTTGGTGTCTTCATCTACCACACGGCAGGTCAGAAACTTGCCGAGAAGATGAAGGAAGGCAAGAAGGTGACCGTTCGCTTCACCAACGACCAAAAGCTTGTGGATTTCGGATACGCCAACTTGCGCCCATCGGAGTTTACCGGCTGGGGTACCACCCCCAACCTTGATTTCGCCCCGAATATTGCTGGCATCGGTGGTGCCGTCTACTCGTTGCACAACGACGGCAGTTACGCCAACAATTCGGGCACGTCAATGGCGTCCCCGAATGTTGCCGGTCTGTCAGCCTTGCTCTACCAGGCATACGCCAAGCGATTCGAGGGTCTTGCTGGCCCGCAGCTCATCGAGCGCGTGTCCACTGCACTGCAAAACACTGCGTCGATTCCGAAGGATGAGAACGGCCTCCCACACCCCACTCGCCGAGTCGGTGCTGGTCTGGCGAACGTCGATGCAGCAATTTCCACCAACGTTTTCGCCACGGTAGACGGAAAGCCGAACGTTGCTCTGCGTCAGATCAACGAGTCGCGTTCCTTCGTCGTTACGCTCGAAAACATGGGCAAGGAAGCCGTGACCTACACGGTTCCTGAGCAGGTTGTCATCAACGAAACGAACGAAACAGGGAAGAAGACTCTTCCGATCAAGTCGAACGAAACTCTCACTGCCAATACGCGCGAAGTAAGTGTTCCAGCTGGTGGCAAGGCCACAGTAACATTCACGTTGAACCCTGACACCTCGCGTAATCACTTCATCGAGGGCTGGGCAATGCTCACGTCCACCGACAAGTCCAAGGCTCCGGATCTCCATGTGCCGTACTTGGGCTTTGTGGGAGATTGGAATGCGGAGAAGATCGTCAAGGAGCCTGGTCAGGAGCTGATGCCTGGTCAGTCAATGGGAACGTACACCAAACTGGTCTCGACTCTGTTCGGCAAGACTATCCCTATCGATGCTGTGGCTCAGAAATTCGATGATGAGGACGGCAAGTTCTGGCTGTCCCCGAATGACGATAAGCGTTTCGACGTCATGACTCCTGCTTTGATGATGATGCGCAACGCATCTGACATAAAGTACGAGATCTACACCGCCGACGGTAAACTGGTCAAGAAACTCGGCCATGAGAAGGGTGTTCGCCGTGCAACCTGGAATGACGTGGTCGCTAAGAAATTCGCAAACGTTCAGCACGTCGCTTCGTCATACGAGTTCGATGGCCTCATCTGGGATCCGCAGAAGGCCGACTTTACCAAGGTTCCAGAAGGTCGTTATATCTACCGCGTGTCCTCGCGTCTGTCGGATAAGTTTGACTGGCAGGTAACCGATCTTCCCTTTGGTGTGGATTACACCGCTCCAAAGATCGTCTTCGGTGACGTCATCAAGGGCGAAAAGCCTGGAGATCCGAGCGTCATCAACCTCACGATCGTTGAAGAACTCTCCGGGATTCCATACGGCCTGACTGCAGTGACCGATGACGGTACCGTTTTGCGTTACCCATCCATCAAGCGTAATGGGCCAGGCGCTCCCGGCGTTAAGGGCGTCAACTACACCGTGACGGTTCCTGAAGGCGCGAAGTTCGTGTCCTTTGGTACCCAAGATCGCGGCCTGAACGAAAGCTCCGCAACGAAGGTTCTCGCAGGGACCACCCTCGTCGTCGGTAACGAGACGCAGATTAACACCAAGCCGCTTGGTCCGACGTCGAAGCTCGTCAAGGATGGAAAGCTGGCTGTTGCTGGCGTCGCCTCCCCGGATATCACCAAGGTGACGATCAACGGAAAGGACGCCGCGCTGGCTGATTCCCAGTTCACTGGTGAGGTCAAGCTCGCTGAGGGGAAGAACACTGTGGAGGTCAAGGGCTACGACGCGTCCGGCAAGGAGATCGCTGCTGTGACTCTCACTCCGTACTACGACACCGCAGCTCCAAAACTCGCTGTGACAAACTCTGTCAACGGCAAGGTTGCGTTGCGCGATAGCGGCGAAGCAGTGTTGATCGGGCAAGTCTCGGATAACAACCGTGATGCAAAGCTCACCGTTAAGTCTGGTTCCAAATATGCCAAGGTTGAAGCTGACGGAACGTTCTCGATCACAGTCAAGCCAAAGGCAACCGATTCTTCGGTCACCCTCGTTGCCTCAGATGGTGCCAACACCACCACAGTGGCTGTGCCGATCGCGGATCGTGAGCAGCCGCCGGTGACATTCGAAGGCCCGAAGTGGCTCAACGCGCAGTGTGCGCCAACGCTCGCCTCGTGCGTCGTTCCTCTTGGTCCGGATCAGGTCAAGGATGGCACATTTACTTTGGTGGGCAAGGTCAATACCCCCGTGGGGTCGATGACCGTTACTCCCGAAGCGCGTGTCGAGAATGGTAAGTACGTCGGTGGCGACCCGATCGTTGTTCAGCCTCGTCAAGACGGCCTGATTGCTATTCCATTCACCGGTATCACTACTGGCTTCAATGATTTCGCCTACACGATCACTGATCCAGCAGGAACTGTGCGTATGTCTGGTGCGATGACGCTTCTTGTGGATGTCAAGGCTCCGACGATCACATTCGAAGATCCGACTCTCATCTCCGGCACTCTCTTCACCAACAAGGATGAAGTGGTCTTTAAGGGCACCGCGTCCGACGACGGCTGGGGCTACACCTTCAAGATCAACGACTCTGTGGTTGAGGAACTGTTCAACTTCACCGGGCATGGGCCGGAATCGAACGAACGTCACTTTGCTCAAGCAGTTGCAGTTAAGGACGGGGATACCATCTTGCTGAAGTTTGTTGACAGCATGGGTAATGAACTCACCGGAATGATCCCGGTGGTTGTTGACAAGATCGCCCCAAATGTTGCAGTTTCGGCAGCTGAAGGTGATGTCATCCGTGATGGCTCGCCTGTCACCACACGTGCAACTGACGATCACCTTGCATCCCTGGCAGTCAACGTTGTGGGCCCAGATGGCTACACATTCGACAAGACGGTTGACAACACGCTGACCGCGACGCCAGTGAGCGTTCAGGATGTCCTCGCAGGCGACACGCCAGCGCAAGATGGCGATGAGTCGGAAGAGGGCGAAGCGAATGCGACTGAACAGGCAGAGGGAACAGCAGATCAGGCGGCACCAGCTCCGTCGGAGAAGGAGAATCCTGAAAAGGACGCTCCTGCACAGGACGCAATGGGAACTCAGGCGCAGATCGATAAAACGAAGTTTGACCTTCCGTTTGCGACCAAGGATCTCAAGGCTGGTCAGTACACTCTGACGGCAACGGGCACTGACTACGCAGGAAATGTCACGACGAAAGCTGTGACCTTCACCGTCGATGCTCTACCGGTGATCTCGGGTGACGATGAAATCAACCTCACCTTGGAGCCTACGCAGTTGGGCGATCTCGACCAGGTGCTCTCGCACTACACCGTCACGGATGATTCCGGTGCGAAGCTCTCCGTTACCAAGG encodes:
- a CDS encoding S8 family serine peptidase, yielding MAGIVAANGKEGPESPDFPKENHIDGAAPNAQVLAMKVFSNSGKAGAADINIIRAIEDSVKLGANVINMSLGAPNGMANASDGVERALKKAYEAGVMTVIAAGNEGQNFSPDNSTMDLIGQLDDGTVGSPGANNPGLTVASIDNTQQALPLVFSKTDGQGEEDFFYQLASGKPDGKEHELVDGGYGSADEVKGKNYSGKFVLVQRGKDITFTEKYKNVFAQGAEGIVVYNHKDGGDEFLGMAGVEKFKQFGVFIYHTAGQKLAEKMKEGKKVTVRFTNDQKLVDFGYANLRPSEFTGWGTTPNLDFAPNIAGIGGAVYSLHNDGSYANNSGTSMASPNVAGLSALLYQAYAKRFEGLAGPQLIERVSTALQNTASIPKDENGLPHPTRRVGAGLANVDAAISTNVFATVDGKPNVALRQINESRSFVVTLENMGKEAVTYTVPEQVVINETNETGKKTLPIKSNETLTANTREVSVPAGGKATVTFTLNPDTSRNHFIEGWAMLTSTDKSKAPDLHVPYLGFVGDWNAEKIVKEPGQELMPGQSMGTYTKLVSTLFGKTIPIDAVAQKFDDEDGKFWLSPNDDKRFDVMTPALMMMRNASDIKYEIYTADGKLVKKLGHEKGVRRATWNDVVAKKFANVQHVASSYEFDGLIWDPQKADFTKVPEGRYIYRVSSRLSDKFDWQVTDLPFGVDYTAPKIVFGDVIKGEKPGDPSVINLTIVEELSGIPYGLTAVTDDGTVLRYPSIKRNGPGAPGVKGVNYTVTVPEGAKFVSFGTQDRGLNESSATKVLAGTTLVVGNETQINTKPLGPTSKLVKDGKLAVAGVASPDITKVTINGKDAALADSQFTGEVKLAEGKNTVEVKGYDASGKEIAAVTLTPYYDTAAPKLAVTNSVNGKVALRDSGEAVLIGQVSDNNRDAKLTVKSGSKYAKVEADGTFSITVKPKATDSSVTLVASDGANTTTVAVPIADREQPPVTFEGPKWLNAQCAPTLASCVVPLGPDQVKDGTFTLVGKVNTPVGSMTVTPEARVENGKYVGGDPIVVQPRQDGLIAIPFTGITTGFNDFAYTITDPAGTVRMSGAMTLLVDVKAPTITFEDPTLISGTLFTNKDEVVFKGTASDDGWGYTFKINDSVVEELFNFTGHGPESNERHFAQAVAVKDGDTILLKFVDSMGNELTGMIPVVVDKIAPNVAVSAAEGDVIRDGSPVTTRATDDHLASLAVNVVGPDGYTFDKTVDNTLTATPVSVQDVLAGDTPAQDGDESEEGEANATEQAEGTADQAAPAPSEKENPEKDAPAQDAMGTQAQIDKTKFDLPFATKDLKAGQYTLTATGTDYAGNVTTKAVTFTVDALPVISGDDEINLTLEPTQLGDLDQVLSHYTVTDDSGAKLSVTKGTILHEGKNTVVLVATQADGFEVTRTVTVNVTLKALTPDGDSSGLVTDAPGDVTSDNASDNASGDAGSNGSTGTGTDGASGKASAGTDGASGKADAGADSASGKADADTGIAGKGKVQKHTGTSVDFHKGKVTTKDMVLSLGNHSSTKPTTTVTPNPTSKGSLAYTGASAAGLGAVAIALMVAGVFATVRKERQ